The following proteins are encoded in a genomic region of Flammeovirga pectinis:
- a CDS encoding nucleotidyl transferase AbiEii/AbiGii toxin family protein encodes MNLHNDKKLFKEAIQVTAKQLKIAEVFIEKDYWVVYVLKSIFSQSVGESIVFKGGTALSKCFNIIERFSEDIDLVILEGDLTSENQRNKRLKKVTQVITAPLEEVEIEGITNKRGMLRKIAYEYPKVDLSGQFIQARDKIIVEATRLGKPEPFETKKIATYIYDMMLENKQSELIEKYELAPLEVKVLSLERTFCEKIMSLVRFSYGDGYKEQLKNKIRHIYDLNQLLKTREIQSFLNSGEFELFFQSVGQDDVHSFRNENEWLVNHPKEAKLFSNTESVWKEIKSVYTKEFRDLVYGYLPNEEEILQTLHIISGKLNSISWTIKLNQ; translated from the coding sequence ATGAATTTACATAATGATAAAAAACTATTTAAAGAGGCTATTCAGGTCACAGCTAAACAACTAAAAATAGCAGAGGTCTTTATTGAAAAAGATTATTGGGTGGTATATGTTTTAAAATCAATTTTTAGTCAATCTGTAGGAGAAAGTATAGTATTTAAAGGAGGTACAGCTTTATCTAAATGTTTTAATATAATAGAACGGTTTTCAGAAGATATTGATTTAGTAATACTAGAGGGAGATTTAACATCAGAAAATCAACGTAATAAACGGTTAAAGAAAGTAACGCAAGTTATAACTGCTCCTTTAGAAGAAGTAGAAATAGAGGGGATTACAAATAAAAGAGGAATGCTACGCAAAATCGCCTATGAATACCCGAAGGTAGATTTATCAGGTCAGTTTATTCAGGCAAGAGATAAAATTATTGTTGAAGCTACAAGATTGGGGAAGCCTGAACCTTTCGAAACAAAAAAGATTGCTACCTATATTTATGATATGATGCTTGAAAATAAGCAAAGTGAACTGATTGAAAAATATGAACTAGCACCTTTAGAAGTTAAAGTATTGTCTTTAGAAAGAACATTCTGTGAGAAAATAATGAGCTTAGTACGATTCTCTTATGGTGATGGTTATAAAGAACAATTAAAGAATAAAATAAGGCATATATATGATTTGAATCAATTACTCAAAACAAGGGAAATTCAAAGTTTTCTTAATTCAGGTGAATTTGAACTCTTTTTCCAATCTGTAGGTCAGGATGATGTACATAGTTTTAGGAATGAAAATGAATGGTTAGTAAATCATCCTAAAGAGGCAAAATTATTTTCGAATACTGAAAGTGTCTGGAAAGAAATCAAATCAGTTTATACAAAAGAATTTAGAGACTTAGTGTATGGATATTTACCTAATGAAGAAGAAATACTTCAAACACTTCATATTATTAGTGGAAAATTAAATTCTATTTCTTGGACTATTAAATTGAATCAATAA
- a CDS encoding DUF6088 family protein has protein sequence MKTTDYILSKIKNIPEGYVFTSDSFLNEDNTKTAVVKALSRMMKSGVISKLSKGKFYKAKQSVFGELAPSMEQELKDLLEVNGKVIGYLTGTSIYNQLGLTTQVSNTIQIGRNEVRPQFKRGIYTIKYIKQKNTLSKANIPYLQLLDAIHFIKKIPDATIKETCERIKSILKEKKEEDKERLIFLAKKYAPSTRALLGALLDDIEPSSLTDKLFKTLNPVTTYPLNGAKAVLSTTQKWHIV, from the coding sequence TTGAAAACAACAGATTATATATTAAGTAAAATAAAAAATATTCCTGAGGGATATGTATTTACCTCAGATAGTTTTTTAAATGAGGATAACACTAAGACTGCTGTAGTAAAAGCATTAAGCAGAATGATGAAGTCAGGTGTGATTAGCAAGTTATCTAAAGGGAAATTTTATAAAGCGAAGCAGAGTGTATTTGGAGAACTTGCTCCATCAATGGAACAGGAACTAAAAGACCTTTTAGAGGTAAATGGTAAAGTGATAGGGTATCTTACAGGTACGAGTATTTATAACCAACTTGGACTTACTACACAAGTAAGTAATACCATTCAGATTGGTAGAAATGAAGTAAGACCTCAATTCAAAAGAGGAATATATACAATAAAGTATATTAAACAGAAAAATACCCTTTCAAAAGCAAATATTCCTTACCTACAATTATTAGATGCTATTCATTTTATAAAGAAAATACCTGATGCGACTATTAAGGAAACTTGCGAGAGAATAAAGTCTATCCTAAAAGAAAAAAAGGAAGAAGATAAGGAACGATTGATCTTTTTAGCAAAAAAATATGCTCCTAGTACAAGGGCATTATTAGGTGCATTATTGGATGATATTGAACCCTCATCGCTTACCGATAAATTATTCAAAACCTTGAACCCAGTAACTACTTATCCATTAAATGGAGCAAAAGCAGTTTTATCTACTACTCAAAAATGGCACATTGTATGA
- a CDS encoding RNA polymerase sigma-70 factor, with translation MEFDQIEEEELINLVKGGDRLAWEYITKEYYQAILNFINGMVRDWETAEELVQDIFVNFWTKREGLNINLSLKAYLYRAARNHTLNFLKRRNFEREYQKGVAETMIISSNDTEDAYHFSELEKRLNTAIDGLPDKMKEIFKMSRFEDLTYKEIADALDVPVRTVHYQIGLALKQLREQLKGFVDPNLMAVSGGIVIGLIIHVLITGNFF, from the coding sequence ATGGAATTCGATCAAATAGAAGAAGAAGAACTTATTAACCTAGTGAAAGGCGGTGACCGATTAGCATGGGAATATATAACTAAAGAATATTACCAAGCCATTCTAAATTTTATAAATGGAATGGTAAGGGATTGGGAAACAGCCGAAGAGTTAGTTCAGGATATTTTTGTTAATTTCTGGACAAAAAGAGAAGGCTTAAATATTAATTTATCATTAAAGGCGTATTTATATAGAGCGGCACGAAACCATACGCTTAACTTCTTAAAAAGAAGAAACTTTGAGCGTGAGTATCAAAAAGGTGTTGCGGAGACTATGATAATTTCTTCTAATGATACAGAAGATGCTTATCATTTTTCTGAATTAGAGAAGCGTTTAAATACTGCAATTGATGGATTACCTGATAAAATGAAGGAAATCTTTAAGATGAGCAGATTTGAAGATCTAACATATAAAGAAATTGCAGATGCATTAGATGTACCCGTTAGGACGGTACATTATCAAATTGGATTGGCATTAAAACAACTAAGAGAGCAGTTAAAAGGGTTTGTTGATCCTAACTTAATGGCTGTAAGTGGGGGCATTGTTATCGGCTTGATAATTCATGTCTTAATTACAGGGAATTTTTTTTAG
- the mnmE gene encoding tRNA uridine-5-carboxymethylaminomethyl(34) synthesis GTPase MnmE — protein MHNTIELDTIVALATVPGQSAIHVIRLSGPDAIKIVNKVFKGKDLETQAGHTAHFGTIRQEDGTIVDEVLATIFYGPRSYTGENTVEISCHGSQFIADQLLQLFMQVGARYAKAGEFTQRAFANGKLDLAQAEAVADLIAADSHASRDAAMQQMRGGFSNDIKKLREKLIHFASMIELELDFSEEDVEFASRDDLKALINELKRVIKALIDSFSLGNVLKNGVPTVIAGKPNAGKSTLLNALLNEDKAIVSEVAGTTRDFIEDEINIGGITFRFVDTAGLRETQDRVEAIGVQRSYEKMKQASLIMYMFDASESSFAEVQNEVEALDKLGVPYILVANKLDKLATGLAEDFKVFSENLIEISADKGTGVEELKERALHLVNLDKVQTGNTMVTNARHYQSLRETMKALDDVINGIDMGMTGDFLAIDIRSSLHHLGEITGEVTTDDLLENIFSKFCIGK, from the coding sequence ATGCATAATACTATAGAATTAGATACAATTGTTGCTTTAGCAACAGTTCCGGGGCAGTCTGCAATCCACGTGATTCGTCTTTCTGGTCCTGATGCAATTAAGATTGTCAACAAAGTTTTTAAAGGAAAAGACCTAGAAACACAAGCAGGACATACAGCTCATTTTGGTACAATCCGTCAAGAAGATGGTACCATTGTAGACGAAGTGTTGGCAACAATTTTCTATGGTCCAAGATCATATACAGGAGAAAATACGGTAGAAATATCGTGTCATGGTTCTCAATTTATTGCAGATCAATTGTTACAATTGTTTATGCAAGTTGGTGCTCGTTATGCTAAGGCAGGGGAGTTTACACAACGTGCATTTGCAAATGGTAAATTAGATTTAGCACAAGCAGAAGCAGTAGCAGATTTAATTGCTGCAGATTCTCATGCATCTAGAGATGCGGCAATGCAACAAATGAGAGGTGGTTTTTCTAACGACATTAAAAAGTTAAGAGAAAAGCTAATCCATTTTGCTTCAATGATTGAATTAGAATTAGATTTCTCTGAAGAAGATGTAGAGTTTGCATCAAGAGATGATCTAAAAGCTTTAATCAATGAGTTAAAACGTGTGATTAAAGCATTGATTGATTCTTTCTCTCTAGGTAATGTGCTAAAGAATGGTGTACCTACAGTAATTGCAGGAAAGCCAAATGCAGGTAAATCAACTTTACTAAACGCATTATTAAATGAGGATAAAGCAATTGTTTCTGAAGTAGCAGGTACAACACGAGATTTTATTGAAGACGAAATAAATATTGGCGGTATAACATTTCGTTTTGTAGATACTGCAGGGCTTCGTGAAACACAAGATAGAGTGGAAGCAATTGGTGTACAACGTTCTTACGAGAAGATGAAACAAGCTTCTTTAATAATGTACATGTTCGATGCATCTGAATCTAGTTTTGCTGAAGTACAAAATGAAGTTGAAGCACTAGATAAATTAGGAGTTCCCTATATTTTAGTTGCTAATAAATTAGATAAGTTAGCCACAGGTTTAGCAGAAGACTTTAAAGTTTTTTCTGAAAACTTGATAGAAATATCTGCCGATAAAGGTACTGGTGTTGAGGAGCTGAAAGAAAGAGCACTTCATTTAGTAAATCTTGATAAAGTACAAACAGGAAATACTATGGTAACGAATGCTAGACATTATCAGTCGTTACGTGAAACCATGAAAGCATTAGACGATGTAATTAATGGTATCGATATGGGAATGACAGGAGACTTTCTTGCTATTGATATAAGATCATCTTTACATCACTTAGGAGAAATTACAGGAGAGGTGACTACTGATGATTTATTGGAGAATATCTTTAGTAAGTTCTGTATCGGCAAGTAG
- a CDS encoding FecR family protein: MDKEINIDWTLIARCLDGDNEAVETAKKIATTDTTFKGVLSEATAIWKQSNAIGQEKQHRVDVKFLDDKVGEIWQKILEVESEETSIAVSLSNQAESVEKEVVNIWNASEQLGKKQKRNVDATEMNAAMAKMLLRMNISEEEEKATKEVELPKPTLKVSKPAAKTGTVERSMWSFQRSIAAAVAILLTVGLSTFYYFGSGADQITLEATNAMASVELPDGTQVWLNKNSALTYPKDFGEGDRVVSLKGDAFFEVERDEKHPFSIITSEATTTVLGTSFHLTQDQVDVVTGKVRFEDKSSGDYVVLVKNQKGYFEGGEVLKGESNELNAANLMQSHLSFNGQTLDETVQVLSKAYHKTILIKNEALKSRKFSGTFEDKSFDVVMELMSEAVGFSYSTDDNGTIIIK; this comes from the coding sequence ATGGATAAGGAAATTAACATTGATTGGACGCTGATTGCTAGATGTCTTGATGGTGATAATGAGGCTGTTGAAACGGCTAAAAAAATTGCTACCACTGACACGACATTTAAAGGCGTTCTATCTGAAGCGACAGCAATTTGGAAGCAATCCAATGCTATAGGTCAAGAAAAACAGCATCGTGTAGATGTAAAATTCTTAGACGATAAAGTAGGTGAGATTTGGCAAAAGATTTTGGAAGTAGAGTCTGAAGAGACTTCAATTGCAGTATCTTTATCTAATCAGGCTGAAAGTGTAGAAAAAGAGGTAGTAAATATCTGGAATGCATCGGAGCAATTAGGAAAGAAGCAAAAACGTAATGTTGATGCTACTGAAATGAATGCTGCAATGGCCAAAATGCTACTTCGCATGAATATTTCTGAAGAGGAAGAAAAGGCAACAAAAGAGGTTGAACTTCCTAAGCCAACATTGAAAGTATCTAAACCTGCTGCAAAAACAGGTACAGTAGAACGTTCTATGTGGAGTTTCCAAAGAAGTATTGCAGCAGCAGTAGCAATATTGTTAACTGTAGGTTTATCTACTTTTTACTATTTTGGATCTGGAGCAGACCAAATTACTTTAGAGGCAACAAATGCTATGGCATCAGTTGAGTTACCAGACGGTACTCAAGTGTGGTTAAATAAAAACAGTGCTTTAACATACCCTAAAGATTTTGGAGAAGGAGATAGAGTAGTCTCTTTAAAAGGTGATGCCTTTTTTGAAGTAGAAAGAGATGAAAAACATCCATTTTCTATTATCACTTCTGAGGCAACAACAACTGTTTTAGGAACATCTTTCCATTTAACACAAGATCAAGTAGATGTTGTTACTGGTAAAGTTCGTTTTGAAGACAAATCTTCTGGAGATTATGTTGTTTTGGTAAAAAATCAGAAAGGATATTTTGAAGGAGGAGAAGTTTTAAAAGGAGAAAGTAATGAGTTAAATGCAGCTAATTTGATGCAATCTCATTTATCTTTTAACGGACAAACTTTAGACGAAACTGTTCAGGTACTTTCTAAAGCATACCATAAAACAATTCTTATTAAGAATGAAGCGTTAAAAAGTAGAAAATTCTCTGGTACATTCGAAGATAAGTCTTTTGATGTAGTGATGGAATTAATGTCTGAAGCAGTAGGCTTTAGTTATTCGACAGACGATAACGGAACAATTATTATCAAATAA
- a CDS encoding NACHT domain-containing protein, which yields MSDVSAIVLFLKKARTTFLNIRPYLEKKYFSIFRLFKMLKINSSLINDRHSIFNHSLYQYEQKKGKELASLFKEEELLKVIENVCISGHHKSLESKVEDILFYHNPTTLDSLKVNFVEEVSLFMEIFKENYSKSFSLHQKELRETNKKVDSKVDDVLINTEEIGDGIDRLQNDSDSILQKLDEDKQIDFSLFKQSFSTDDLQTLKRYIPRSYYLLEENQDSNFYQTYSKNETDLQSIILDKKRVLILGNGGIGKTVELKRLKLILEENNNLYSFYYSFLRYTGKTMSSLLPKNWESVQGSLVVILDGLDEVRSSDFNIAVREIISFSENCPNVKIVISCRTNHLISDSILGDDFTNISLAPLSLYSEDVKLFVQKYYNINLDEFREQIYLMGYTDLVDNPFYLSHLLDDYSDNGQLNKNRKDLFDALIEKNIKYDKDKYVTTHDKKHFIRTTLRILEQLALSMELYQRSSLEEDELEQFLDEDTEKFQIIQYTKFYKKDTQLVSWEFDHRLFQEYLSAKALCRYSFERIISFITYQNWKKVKPSWINITGFLISVIENEQVRSKLIDWLINNDPDSIVTAEKEVIPTELRVKVFKKIFKRTKKYQVWLNSNKFNESRLANFGQSDEIIHYLKKQITNKKNNLEVKSSAIRIFQYFDFKGKGHSETCDFLMTEIKTYVNDLNQSVSEYVANCIQTLTKIGIDNKFANQLIQTVCYRNYQSIRSSIYSLIKKNNLSNDNIQYLIRGFKITKKIFDDDEIDRIPNYHTGEESQILECFLQVKFPKTLKILIQFFIEFPSYELTTSHSYNNFIEKIIKLSSKLYHKDPDLTYQIIMNWYCIKMRYYGSEEGLTIRYFFELTSTNDIALIDLINDQFKTKDSFEKANTIAYIITNDNVSEVISAVLENKIDCETTISIYDTLINIDNNLAQSLKDGICQKFSILSPHKQKNIYTEIKEKDFNLLFTPKELKDKIISAYKLAEKSQFSKTEIRDMHYYRKEISKLQYFDSNLVFEILEKFVNEKKEVVTLQEVRKWLDNTENVEKYLIRRLYNTLLREDFNKRLNDSQKKWVVDWVNKNISKIKFSTAITFKSDDSFSVNYLAQWVYFFSLKLNLRHSNSIILDMLLFVWTDSEENNSNINYINNWVSSELIIERMLINLRLGIKSSIIRKKHLKYLLEEGIVESYSFIVSEILNEDDNTFLISYWEKTKNIEVFKELFTKSNSEIKWRILDILLEQGEFSFCLKQLKTLLHNHHSQEEALTILKYLISIGNIDGLKRFIKYLNDNDFHIDKGFKTSHLTFSLDALPHLMELLEMCYKHDITFGYQENLYLSVYNLIKSTALLSEKNYSVVREKLQAFLDLNHKKYKYVKYLNHRLQELDQEFYKNNTITLTIAEVKEQISIKN from the coding sequence ATGAGTGATGTATCGGCAATAGTTTTATTTTTAAAAAAAGCAAGAACTACTTTTCTAAACATTCGCCCCTATTTAGAAAAAAAGTATTTTTCAATCTTCAGACTATTCAAAATGCTGAAGATAAATAGTTCTCTAATAAATGATAGACATTCAATATTCAATCACAGCTTATACCAATACGAACAAAAGAAAGGAAAAGAGTTAGCATCTCTTTTTAAAGAAGAAGAACTTTTAAAAGTAATTGAAAATGTATGTATATCAGGCCATCATAAAAGTCTTGAAAGTAAAGTAGAAGACATTTTATTTTACCATAATCCCACCACTTTAGATTCCTTAAAAGTAAACTTCGTAGAAGAAGTTTCGCTTTTCATGGAGATTTTTAAAGAAAACTATTCAAAATCCTTTTCTTTACATCAAAAAGAATTAAGAGAAACCAATAAAAAGGTTGATAGTAAAGTTGATGATGTATTAATTAATACAGAAGAAATTGGTGATGGGATTGATCGACTCCAAAATGATTCTGACTCAATTCTTCAAAAGTTAGATGAAGACAAACAAATTGACTTTTCATTATTCAAGCAATCTTTTTCTACAGATGATCTGCAAACTTTAAAAAGATATATTCCTAGGAGCTACTATCTTCTTGAAGAAAATCAAGATTCAAACTTTTATCAGACCTATTCTAAAAATGAGACCGATTTACAATCAATTATTCTTGATAAGAAAAGAGTTTTAATACTTGGAAATGGAGGAATCGGAAAAACTGTAGAACTTAAAAGACTAAAACTCATCCTTGAAGAAAATAACAACCTATATTCCTTTTATTATTCTTTTCTAAGGTATACAGGCAAAACAATGAGCTCCTTATTACCCAAAAATTGGGAGAGTGTTCAAGGTTCTTTAGTCGTTATTTTAGATGGTTTAGATGAAGTAAGAAGTAGTGATTTTAACATAGCGGTAAGAGAAATAATAAGTTTCTCAGAAAACTGCCCAAATGTCAAAATTGTGATTTCATGTAGAACAAATCACTTAATAAGTGATTCAATATTAGGTGATGATTTTACAAACATATCTTTAGCTCCACTAAGTTTATATTCAGAGGATGTAAAGCTTTTTGTACAAAAATACTATAACATTAATCTTGATGAGTTCCGTGAGCAAATTTACCTTATGGGATATACTGACTTGGTTGATAATCCTTTCTACTTATCTCATTTACTAGATGATTATTCCGATAATGGTCAATTAAATAAAAATCGAAAAGATTTATTTGACGCATTGATTGAAAAAAACATTAAATATGACAAAGATAAATATGTTACAACACACGATAAAAAGCACTTTATTAGAACAACTTTAAGAATACTAGAACAATTAGCCTTATCAATGGAACTATATCAACGTTCCTCTTTGGAAGAAGATGAACTTGAGCAATTTCTCGATGAGGATACTGAAAAGTTCCAAATAATCCAATACACGAAGTTTTATAAGAAAGATACTCAACTCGTTTCTTGGGAATTTGATCATCGACTTTTTCAAGAATACCTATCAGCTAAAGCGTTGTGTCGATATTCCTTTGAAAGGATTATTTCATTTATTACTTACCAAAATTGGAAAAAAGTTAAACCTTCGTGGATTAATATTACTGGTTTTCTGATTAGTGTAATAGAGAATGAACAGGTTCGTTCAAAACTAATAGATTGGCTGATAAATAATGATCCAGACTCAATTGTAACAGCTGAAAAGGAAGTAATTCCAACAGAACTCAGGGTAAAAGTCTTCAAAAAAATATTCAAACGCACCAAAAAATATCAAGTTTGGCTCAACTCTAATAAATTCAATGAAAGTAGACTTGCTAACTTTGGGCAATCTGATGAAATCATTCATTACCTTAAAAAACAAATCACTAACAAAAAGAATAATTTGGAAGTCAAAAGTAGTGCAATTCGCATCTTTCAATACTTTGATTTCAAAGGAAAAGGTCATTCAGAAACTTGTGATTTTTTAATGACAGAAATAAAAACATATGTGAATGATTTAAATCAAAGTGTATCTGAATATGTAGCTAATTGTATTCAAACATTAACTAAAATTGGAATAGATAATAAGTTTGCAAATCAATTAATCCAAACTGTTTGTTATAGAAATTATCAATCTATTAGAAGTTCTATTTATTCTTTGATTAAAAAGAATAACCTAAGTAATGACAATATTCAGTATTTAATAAGAGGATTTAAAATAACTAAAAAAATATTTGATGATGACGAAATAGATAGAATACCCAATTATCATACGGGAGAAGAAAGTCAAATATTAGAATGTTTTCTCCAAGTAAAATTTCCAAAAACATTGAAAATATTGATTCAATTCTTTATTGAATTTCCTTCTTATGAACTTACAACTTCTCACAGTTACAATAATTTTATTGAAAAAATAATCAAACTGTCTTCAAAATTATACCATAAAGACCCAGATCTCACATACCAAATAATTATGAATTGGTATTGTATTAAAATGAGATACTATGGTTCAGAAGAAGGTTTAACAATTAGATATTTTTTTGAATTAACTTCTACTAATGATATAGCTTTGATAGATCTTATTAATGATCAATTCAAAACAAAGGATAGCTTTGAAAAAGCAAATACTATTGCTTATATCATTACAAATGACAATGTTTCGGAAGTAATATCAGCAGTATTAGAAAATAAAATTGATTGTGAGACTACAATATCTATTTATGATACCCTTATTAACATAGATAATAATCTTGCACAATCTTTAAAAGATGGAATCTGTCAAAAATTTTCAATTTTGTCACCTCATAAACAAAAAAATATTTATACAGAAATCAAAGAAAAAGATTTCAATTTACTTTTTACTCCAAAAGAACTTAAGGATAAAATAATCAGTGCATATAAACTTGCTGAAAAAAGTCAGTTTAGCAAAACTGAAATAAGAGATATGCATTATTACAGAAAAGAGATTAGTAAACTACAATACTTTGACTCCAATCTAGTATTTGAAATATTAGAGAAATTTGTAAATGAAAAGAAAGAAGTCGTTACTCTACAAGAAGTTCGAAAGTGGCTTGATAACACTGAAAATGTCGAGAAATATTTAATCAGGAGGTTATACAATACCTTACTTAGAGAAGATTTCAATAAAAGATTAAATGATTCCCAAAAAAAATGGGTTGTTGATTGGGTGAATAAAAATATATCAAAAATTAAATTCAGTACTGCTATTACCTTCAAATCAGATGACTCATTTTCTGTAAATTATTTAGCTCAATGGGTTTACTTTTTTTCTTTAAAACTAAATTTAAGACACTCTAACAGTATCATATTAGATATGCTGTTGTTTGTTTGGACTGATAGTGAGGAAAATAATAGTAATATTAATTACATCAACAATTGGGTAAGTTCAGAGTTAATTATTGAAAGGATGCTCATAAATCTTAGATTGGGAATAAAAAGCAGTATCATAAGAAAAAAACATCTGAAATATTTATTAGAAGAAGGTATTGTCGAAAGTTACTCATTTATCGTATCAGAAATTTTAAATGAAGATGATAATACATTTCTGATTTCATATTGGGAAAAAACTAAAAACATTGAAGTTTTTAAAGAACTATTTACTAAATCTAACTCCGAAATAAAGTGGCGTATTTTAGATATACTTCTTGAACAAGGAGAATTTTCTTTCTGTCTTAAGCAACTTAAAACCTTACTTCATAATCATCATTCCCAAGAAGAAGCACTTACTATATTAAAGTACCTAATTAGTATCGGTAATATTGACGGTCTAAAGAGGTTCATCAAGTATCTAAATGATAACGATTTTCATATAGACAAGGGTTTCAAGACGTCACATTTAACATTTTCACTCGATGCCTTACCACATTTAATGGAATTATTAGAGATGTGTTATAAACATGATATTACTTTTGGCTATCAAGAAAACTTGTATCTTTCAGTTTATAATTTAATAAAAAGCACTGCGTTATTATCAGAAAAAAATTATTCCGTTGTAAGGGAAAAACTTCAAGCCTTTCTTGATCTCAACCATAAAAAGTACAAATATGTCAAATACCTAAATCATCGACTTCAAGAATTAGATCAAGAGTTTTACAAGAACAATACTATCACATTAACAATTGCTGAAGTGAAAGAACAAATTTCAATAAAAAACTAG